GAGGTGGCGCTGCGCATCTACGTCGAGCCCCGGAACGCCGACCAGTGTGCCCACGCCCTGCGCTCCCTGCAGGAAGCGATGCGCTGGGACGAGGAGGTCTTCGGGCGCGAGTACGACCTGGACATCTACATGATCGTCGCGGTCGACAGCTTCAACATGGGGGCGATGGAGAACAAGGGCCTGAACGTCTTCAACTCGAAGTACGTGCTGGCCCGGCCGGACACCGCCACCGACGCGGATTATTCCGGGATCCAGGGTGTCATCGCCCACGAGTACTTCCACAACTGGACCGGGAACCGCGTCACCTGCCGGGACTGGTTCCAGCTGAGCCTGAAGGAGGGACTCACGGTCTTCCGCGACCAGGAGTTCTCGGCCGACAGGAACAGCCGCCCGGTGAAGCGGATCGCCGACGTGCGCCGCCTGCGCACCCACCAGTTCGCCGAGGACGCGGGCCCCATGGCGCACCCGGTGCGCCCGGAGTCCTACATCGAGATCAACAACTTCTACACCTCCACGGTCTACGAGAAGGGGGCCGAGGTGGTCCGCATGGCCCACACCCTGCTCGGGCGCGAGCGCTTCCGCCGAGGCATGGATCTCTACTTCGCGCGCCACGACGGCCAGGCGGTGACCATCGAGGATTTCCTCGGTGCCCTGGAGGACGCCAACGGCGCGGACCTGGGCCAGTTCCGGCTCTGGTACAGCCAGGCCGGCACGCCGGAGGTGGGCGTGCGCGAGGCCTACGACCCGGCGGCGCACACCTTCGAGCTGACCCTCTCCCAGCGCTGTCCGCCCACGCCGGGACAGCCCGCCAAACGGCCGATGCACATCCCGGTCGCCCTGGGGCTCCTCGGGGCGCGCGGTGAGGACCTTCCCCTGCGGCTCGAGGGCGAGCCCAGCGCGGGCGGGACCACCAGGGTCCTCTCCTTGCGGGAGGCCGAGCAGACCTTCCGCTTCGTCGACGTTCCCGCGCGTCCCGTGCCCTCGCTGTTCCGGGGCTTCTCGTCCCCGGTGCGCCTGCGCGCCGAGCAGGGCGACGAGGACCTCGCCTTCCTGATGACGCACGACTCGGACGCCTTCAACCGCTGGGACGCGGGCCAGCGGCTGGCCACGCGCGTGCTCCTCGCGCTCAGCGCGGACGCCCGGGCCGGGCGCCCGCTCCACTGCCCCGAGCACCTGGTGCGCGCCTTTCGCCGGGTGCTCGAGGGGAGCGCCGCCGACCCCGCCTTCGCCGCCGAGGCCCTGACCCTGCCCGGCGAGTCCTATCTGATGGACGAGATGGCGGTGGCCGACCCGGAAGCCGCCCACGGCGCGCGGGAGTTCCTGCGGGGCGCACTGGCCACCGGGCTCGCGGAACCGCTCGCGGTGACCTACCACGTCCACCGGGGCGGCGGACCCTATCGGGTCGAGCCCCGGGAGATGGGGCGAAGAGCGCTTCGGAATCTCTGCCTCGCCTACCTCGCGGAGGTCCCGGGGCCGGCCCGCGCGGCGCTCGCCGTGGAGCAGTTGCGGCAGGCCGACAACATGACCGACACCGTGGGCGCCCTCGGGGTGCTCGCGAACCTGGACGTCCCCGAGCGGGCCGAGGCCCTCGACGCCTTCTACCGGCGCTGGCACCCGGACCCCCTGGTCGTCGACAAGTGGTTCAGCCTGCAGGCCACCTCGCGCCTGCCCGGCACCCTCGCCGAGGTCCAGCGCCTGCTCGGGCACCCGGCCTTCGAGCTCCGCAACCCCAACCGTGTGCGGGCGCTCGTGGGCGCCTTCGCCCAGGGCAACCCCGTCCGCTTCCACGCCGCCTCGGGCGAGGGCTATGCCTTCCTCGCCGACCGGGTGCTGGAGCTCGACCCCCTGAACCCCCAGGTGGCGGCGCGGATGCTGGGCCCCATGACCCGCTGGAGGCGCTTCGACCCGGCCCGCCAGGCGCTCCTGCGCACCCAGCTCGAGCGCGTGCTCGGGCGCCCCGGCCTGTCCAGGGACGTGTTCGAGGTGGCCTCGAAGAGCCTGGCTGAATGAAGAGGAGCCTGGCCGACCGGGTCTAGGGCCGGTGACCGGCCGCGTAGGTGGCGATGAAGTCCGCCACCTCCTCCGGTCGCCCCAGGTCCAGGACCGGAACCTGGGGGCGCGGGTCGAGGGGGCCGTCGGTCGCCACCGCGATCACGTGGGGGTCCTGGGGGTAGAGCGGCGGCCGACCCAGGGCGGACCGATAGAGCTCGATCTTGGGAAAGGCCTCGTGCTTGAAGCCCTCGACCAGGATCAGGTCGACCTCGCCCGGGTCGAAGCGGGCCAGCAGGTCTGCGAGCGCAGGGTCTGCCCCGGCGGGGGTCTCGCCCATCATCGCCCAGCGCATGCTTGAGGCCACCAGGACCGGTGAGGCGCCCGCGGCGCGGAGCTCGTAGCTGTCCTTGCCGGGGGTGTCCACCTCGATGGCGTGGTGGCTCTGCTTGAGGAGCCCGACCCGCAGGCCGCGCTGGCTCAGCATGGGCAGGACCGCCACGAGCAGAGTGGTCTTGCCGGTGCCGCTCCAGGCCGCGACGCCCAGCACGGGCACACCGATGTCCAACGGGCCGCTTGACACTTCCGCTCCCTCCCGATTCGTCTTACGCCCGCGGGCCCCGGCGCCGTACCGCGCTCAGCCCGAAAGCCCCGACAGGCGCCGCTCGATCGCCGCCCGCTCCTCGGGCGTGTTGACGTTCGCGAAGACCTCTCCCCGTGCGGAGAAGTCGGCAGTCACCAGGCGGTGCCGGGCGTACCAGACCTGGACCTTGCGCTCCCCCGCGGCCAGGTACTCCCCCAGGTCGCCGAGGAGCCGGCAGGACAGCAGGGCGAAGGCCTGCTGCATCCGCTCGCCGTCGTGGGCCACGGCGATGTCGGCGCCCTCGCCCCTCAGCGCCCGGTACAGCACCGCGGCCAGGTCGCCGGGGACCAGCGGGGCGTCGCAAGGCACGGTGAGCAGGTAGGGGGAGCGCGCGACGCGCATCGCGCTGGCCACTCCCGCGAGCGGCCCCCAGAAGTCCCCCACCGCGTCCGCGACCACCGGGTATCCCAGCGCCTCGTAGCGCTCCCGATTGCGGTTGGCACTCAGCACCACCGCGCCGACCTGGGGCTGCACCGCCTGGAGCACGTGCTCCACCATCGGACGACCCGCCAGCGGGACGAGGCCCTTGTCCTCCCCCCCCATGCGGCGGCCCCGTCCACCCGCGAGCACGACGGCCGTGACCTGGCCACGCACCTCGGCGAAGGGGGGGGGTTGGGGCAGTGCAGGTCCCATGGAGGTGCCGAGTCCCGGGTCAGACCGGAACGATCCCCTGGATCTCGATCCCGCTCGCGGCCACCACCTCGTGCGCGGTCTCGGCGTGCTCGCGCGCGACCTGCACGCAGGCCCCGCAGTCCGAGCTCAGGTGCCGCGGCACGGGGATCATCCGGCAGGGCACGCCCCGGGCGGTCAGCAGCCTCTCGATGCGCACGGCATGGCTCGTCGAGTGAACCAGGATGACGACGTGGCCACTATCGCTCATCGCACCCCCGCCGCCAATCTCCCGACCGCCTCCAGCGCGTCAGCCACCTCCGCGGACGTATTGAAGGTCCCCAGTCCGAAGCGCACCGTCCCCCCGGGGAAGGTCCCGAGCGTGCGGTGCGCCGCCGGCGAGCAGTGCAGCCCCACACGGCAGAGCACTCCGTGCTCCTCGTCCAGCCGGAGCCCCACCTCCGATGGTGCGAGCCCTGCGATGTTGAGCGAGACGGTAGCGGTCTGCCGCCCCGCGTCCCGAGGACCGTACACCACCACCCCGGGAATCGCGGAGAGTCCGGCCAGCAGTTCGGCCGTGAGCCCCCGCTCGTGGTCGCGGATCGCCCCCACCCCCCGCGCCAGGACCCAGCGCACCGCCGCAGCGAGTCCGGCGAGCCCCACCGCGTTCGGGGTACCGCTCTCGCACCGGTCCGGGAGGAACTCCGGCTGCTCCTCCCGCTCCGAGCGGCTGCCGGTGCCCCCGTACTTGAGCGGCGTGAGCGCGGCGGCGTCCACCCGCTCCCCGACCACGAGCCCACCCGTCCCCATCGGGCCGCAGAGGGACTTGTGTCCCGAGAAGGCCAACAGGTCGATCGCCTGCGCCTCGACGTCGATCGGCACGGCACCCGCCGTCTGGGCCGCGTCCAGCAGGAACAAGACCCCGCGCCGGCGGGCGAGCCGGCCAACCTCCTCGACCGGCAGGAGCGTGCCGCAGACGTTCGAGGCGTGCGTGAGGACGATCATCCGCGTGGCGGGAGCGAGCGCGGCCTCCAGGGCCGCCACGTCGAGCTCACCCGCCGCCGAACAGGGCACCACCGTCACCGCCACACCCTGCGCCTCGAGCGCGCGCAGGGGGCGCATCACGGAGTTGTGCTCCAGGCTGGACGTGACCACGTGGTCGCCGGGGCGCAACAGCCCCAGGAGGGCCAGATTGAGCGCCTCGGTCGCGTTGGCCCCGAACACCACCCGCAGGGGGTCGGCGGCGTGGAAGAGCTCTGCCACCGCCTCGCGCGCCCCGTACACGACCCGGGCCGCCTCCACCGCCAGGCGGTGCCCCGCGCGCCCCGGGTTGGCGCCTACCTCCGCCAGGAACCGGGCCATCGCCTCGGCGACACAGGGCGGCTTCGGCCAGGAGGTGGCTGCGTTGTCGAAGTAGACCATGGCGAGCGGGGCGCCGGGCCGCCAGGTGTCCCGCGGCCCGGCGCCCTCTCCTCCTGTTTCCCTATTTCCGGATCGTGAGCTTGAACCCGTCCCCTGCCGGTTCCACGTCGACCGAGCAGCCCGCCATGCGCGCGATGCGGCGCACGTTCTCGCGCGAGGTCACCGTGTCCACCACCACCTCGATTGGAAACTGGCCCGCCTGGATCGCCTCGCGGGCCATCATCGCCGGCTGCGGACAGGAGAGCCCCCGGGCATCCACTTCGATGAAGTTCATCGCGCACCTCCCCTGGACACCTTCTCGCGCATGGTGAAGCCCATCAGGACGGTGGCCACCAGACCCAGGACCACCGCCCCCATGCCGTAGACGGTCAGGCCGCCCACTTTCACGACCCCCTCCACGACCGTGTCGGGGGTGCCGGCCAATCCGAAATTGTGCGCAATCCCGGCCCCGACGATCATCCCCAGCACGAACACGGCCGCGTCACCGTCCCCCTCCCCTGCGAGGAAGAGTTGCCGCCCGGGGCAGCCGCCAGCGAGCGCGAACGCGAGGCCAGCGAGCACCATCCCGAGGAAATTCCAGAAGTAATCGCTGTGGGCCACCGGCTGGGGCGAGAACCCGAAACTCACCTGGCCGAGGTACAGGTTGGTGGCGAACGCGACCACCAGCAGCGCGACGAGGCCGCTCAGCAGGTGCGTGTCGCGCATCAGCATGACGTCGCGCACCGCACCCATGGTGCAGAAACGGGTGCGCTGGGCCAGGATGCCGATGAAGAGCCCCGCACCCAGCGCGATCCACAACGGCGCGTGCATCGAGCCCGGCCCACTCTTGCTGAAGAAGATCGGCCCGTCCTTCGTGAACGTCGGCTCGAAGACGAGGAGCGCCAGCAAGCCAACCATGAGAAGGGGCAGGACCCAACCGACGGCCGTGTGGGTCTTCTGGGCGCGGCCGAGGTTGAAGCCCGCCTTGAGGAACTGCACGCCGACCGCGATGCCGGTCACGAGCCCCGCGAGGCCGAGGACCGCGTTCAGGTCACCGCCGGCGAGGCGCAGCACCGCCCGCCAGGGGCAACCGAGGAAGGCGAGCGCCCCGATCATGGCGAACACGCCGAGCACGAAGCGGACGATCGGCGCCGACCCGGCGCGGGCCCGGAACTCGCGGAAAAGATAGGCCGCGACCAGCGCCCCGAGCACGAATCCGATGATCTCGGGACGGATGTACTGCACGACGGCGGCGCGATGGAGCCCGAGCGCGCCGGCGATGTCGCGCTCGAAGCAGGCCACACAGATCCCCATGTTCTTCGGGTTTCCCAGGTACTGAAGCAGTGGGGCCAGAACGCCAATGGCCGTCCCGGCCAGGATGATGCCCCACCCCGACGCAAAGAACCGCGTCATTGCGGACATGACTTGCCTCTCTTCGGTCGTTTCATTGCGCGGCACGCGCGCCGGGTTCCGCCGTCACGCGGCGGATGGGGTCACCCACGGGGGCGCCATGGGGTGCGGACCGGAACAGCCCGCCGGAGTGTCGGCGGCAGGGTCGCGGGGCGCCCAGGGGCTCGAGTGCGAACCGTAGTCCATCGCCTGCAGCGGGGTCAATCGAAAGTTGTCATGCCAGCACGCGGGGTCCCCGCGGAACGCCCCGCGCTGGGCCCGCAGGGCGGGGGCGCCGGCAAGCCGTTGGCCGTGCGAATGGCACGAAGCCCTCCCTGGCGCTAGCATCTGCGCCTGGGCCCCTCGCGGGCGAGAATCCAGTCCATGTGCCCCGCATCCCCCGTATCCCCCCTGCCGGCAGTCCACCGGGTCCTCGCGCTGCCGGAGGCCGGTCCCCTCACCGAGCGCTTCGGCCACACGGCGGTGACCGAGTCGGTGCGCGCCGTCCTCGCGGAGGCCCGGCGCCAGCTGACGGGCGGAGCAGACCACCCGAGGCACGACGTCGATGCCGCCTCAGTCCTCGCCCGGGCGCGGGAGAGCCTCGAGGCGGGGGCCCAACCGTCGCTGCGGCGGGTGTTCAACCTGACGGGCACCGTGCTCCACACCAATCTCGGGCGGGCCCTCCTCCCGGCCGAGGCGGTCGAGGCAGTCGCTGCCGTGCTCGCCCGCCCCTCGAACCTGGAGTACGACCTGGAGCGGGGACGCCGGGGTGACCGGGACGACCACGTGGAGGGCCTGCTGCGCGAGATCACGGGGGCCGAGGCCGCCACCGTGGTCAACAACAACGCCGCGGCGGTGTTCCTCTGCCTGAACACCCTGGGCCTGCGCCGGGAGGTGTTGGTATCGCGAGGCGAGCTGGTGGAGATCGGCGGCTCGTTCCGGGTGCCCGACATCATGGCCCGGGCTGGCTGCCGGCTGCGGGAGGTGGGAACGACGAATCGGACCCACCGCCGGGATTTCGAGGAGGCGCTCGGGCCCCGCACCGCGCTCGTCATGAAGGTCCACACGAGCAACTACGAGGTGCAGGGCTTCACCGCCTCCGTCCCTGAGCCAGAGCTGGCCGCCCTGGCCCACGAGCACGGAATCCCGTTCGTCGTGGACCTGGGGAGCGGCAGCCTCCTGCACCTCGAGGACTGGGGCCTGCCGGCCGAGCCGACCCCTCGGGACACCCTCGCCCACGGGGCGGACCTCGTCACCTTCAGCGGGGACAAGCTGCTCGGTGGACTGCAGGCCGGTCTCGTCGTGGGGCGCAGGGACCTGGTGGCCCGGGTGAAGAGGAACCCGCTCAAGCGGGTCCTGCGGGTCGGGAAGGAGACGCTGGCCGCCCTCGAGGCCATCCTGCGCCTCTACCGGGACCCGGACCGGCTCACCGAGCGCCTGCCCACGCTGCGCCTGCTGACGCGCCCCGAGGCCGACATCCGCGGCGCGGCCGAGCGCCTTCGCCCCGCACTCGCCCGGGCGCTCGAGGGCATCGCGGTGGTGGAGGTCGCGCCCTGCTCGAGCCAGGTGGGCAGCGGGTCGCTTCCGGTCGACCGCCTGCCGAGCGCCTGCCTCGCCCTGACACCGGCGCGCCGGCGCCAGGGCGAAGGCACGGCGTTGAAGCGCCTGGAGAAGGCCCTGCGAGCGCTGCCCGTTCCGGTCGTGGGGCGCGTCGGCGACGGCGCCCTGCGCCTCGACCTCCGTTGCCTCGAGCCGGCCGACGAGCCGGCGTTCATCGGCCAGCTCGGGCAGCTCGCCCAGGCCCTCGCGGGGTGAGCGCCCCATGCTGATCGGCACCGCCGGACACATCGACCACGGCAAGACGGCCCTGGTCAAAGCCCTGACGGGCGTCGACGCCGACCGCCTGCCCGAAGAGAAGGCCCGCGGCATCACCCTCGACCTCGGCTATGCCTACGTGCCCCTGCCCGACGGCACGGTTCTCGGCTTCGTCGACGTCCCGGGCCACGAGCGGCTGGTGCACAACATGCTCGCGGGCGCGACGGGCATCGACTTCGTGCTCCTCGTGGTGGCGGCGGACGACGGCCCCATGCCCCAGACCCGCGAGCACCTGGAGATCCTCGACCTCCTGGGGCTCGCCCGGGGCGCCGTGGCCCTGAACAAGACGGACCTGGTGGACACGAGTCGGCTGGCAGCGGCCACGGCCGAGGTGGAGGCGCTGCTCGCCGGTACCGGACTCGCCGGCAGCCCCATCTTTCCCGTGTCCGCCCGCACCGGCGAGGGGATCGAGGTCCTGCGCCGCCACCTCGAGGCGGCCGTGGCCTCCACTCCCGCGCGGGAGACCCGCGGGCGGTTCCGTCTCGCCATCGACCGCTCGTTCACGCTGGCCGGCGCGGGTACGGTCGTCACGGGCACGGTGTTCTCGGGTGTCGTGCGCGTGGGCGACCGGCTGACGCTCTCCCCCGCCGGGACCGCAGTCCGCGTGCGCAGCCTTCACGCCCAGAACCGCCCGGCCGACGAGGGCCGGGCCGGGCAGCGCTGTGCACTGAACCTCTCCGGCGTGGAGCGCGAGGAGGTCCACAGGGGCGAGTGGGTGCTTGACCCCGCCCTCCACGCCCCGAGCCCCCGGCTCGACGGGCGGATGCGGCTCCTGCCCACCGAAGCGCGGCCCATCAAGCACTGGGCCCCCGTGCACGTCCACCTGGCGGCCGAGGACGTGACCGGCCGGCTCGCGCTCCTCGACAGGGAAGAGCTCGAGCCGGGCGACGAGGCGCCCGTGCAGCTGGTTCTCGATCGTCCCGTCGGGGCCCTGCACGGTGACCGCTTCATCCTGCGCGACCAGTCGGCCACCCGGACGATCGGGGGCGGCAGGGTGCTCGACCCGTTCCCTCCAACCAGGGGCCGTCGCGCCCCGGAGCGTCTCGCCCTGCTGAGCGCCCTGGACGCCGACGACTCGGTGGCGGCGCTCTCCGGAATGCTCCAGGCGACGACCAGGGCCATCGATCTCGACCGTTTTGCCCTCGCATGGAACCTGCGGACGGAGGAGCTGGAAGGCCTCCTCGGCACGCTCGACGCCGTGCGTGTCGACTCGGGGGGCGTGCGCATGGCGCTTCCCCGCACACGCTGGGACCGGCTGAAGCAGGCCGTTTTGGATGCCCTCGGCGCCGAGCACGAGCGTGTCCCCGAGAACCTCGGACCCAACGCGGAGCAGCTTCGCCGCCTGGCCTCCCCGGCGCTGGACCGGGCGGTCTTCGCCCGACTGGTCGAGGAGCTCCGGCAGGCCGGCGCGCTCACGCGCTCGGGGCCCTGGCTGCACCTCCCGGGGCACCGGCTGCGCCTCTCGCCATCCGAACAGATGCTGTGGGACCGGGTACGCCCCTTGCTGCGCGTGGAGCCCTACCAGCCGCCCAGGGTGCGGGACCTCGCCCACCGGCTGGGGGTGGCCGAGGCAGTCGTACGGCTCACCCTGCGGCGCGTAGCGGCCATGGGCGACGCCTACCAGGTGGCCCACGATCACTTCTACCTGCCCGTCAGCCTCCAGGAACTCGCCGCCATCGCCCTGCGGCTCTCGCAAGAGGAATCCGGGCTGCACGCCGCCGTGTTTCGCGACCAGATCGGGACGGGCCGCAAGATCGCGATCCAGATCCTGGAGTTCCTCGACCGGTCGGGCTTCACACGGCGGGTGGGCGACCAACACCGAGTGGTCCAGCCCGAGCTCTTCTCCGGGCTGTCCTAGGGACGAGGGCCGGCTCCCTTAGCCCGCTTAGCCCGGCGAAAGCCCGGCGGCTTACCTCCAGAAAAAATGGCCCGGGCGAGCCCGGGCCAAGCCATTGGAGTAAGGAGTCGGAGGTCACTCGCCCACGGTATCCCGGCGCGATCTCCGCCGCAGACTATAGAGTCGCGGGACGTTGGACCGGGGCGGCCCATTGATCCATTTCGTGTAATTTATGATGGGTCCCGCGTCCGATTCCTGAGCACGGGGACCGCCGCGCCGGGGACCCCCGCCCACTCGCGCCCGGAGGTCGCCTCGGGGTATGCTCGCGTCCTCACAGCGCCACCTTCGCGAAGAAAAGAAGGAAGAGATCGCTCCCGGTGGGGCGGCCGGGCTTCAAACCCGGTAGGGGCCGCAGGCGGTCCCTGGTGGGTTCGACTCCCACTCTCTTCCGCCAACCCCCAAAGGCCCGCCCTCGGGCCAACCCGAAAAAGATCAGAAGCCGAAAAGGTTCGGCGAGATCTTGTGGAACCCCTTCTGCTGGATCCACAGGTCCAGGGTCATGGTCGCCACGTCCTCGAGCTCCGGCGTGCGGGAGCCTTGCCGGGCGTCGACCATCTTGATGTAGCCCCCGCAAGCCGAGCAGGCCTGAACCGTCACGACCGAGGGCACACCCTCGGACATGTAGTAGTGCAGCTCGTGGTCGTTCGTGGTACCGCAGGACAGACAGCTCGCCCGGCCGTAATACCAGTCCGAGTGGCACACACCGCAGCGGGCGAAGCGCCCGCCTTCGAGGTCGTCCTCGTCCGCCAGATAGGAGACGACCGGGGGAAAGCCGCAGACCGGGCAGACCGGCTTCAGCCACTGCTGACGGTCATACCCTGAGAACGAGGCCGGGATCACGAGCGCTCCGCCGAGAAAACCCATCAAGGCAAATCGCTCCACCGGCGGGGCCTGCTTGTCCCGGAGGAACGACTGCACGAGCCGCTCGAGCCCGTCGTCGTCCGTCTCCAGAAGACGCCGGGAGCCTGCCGCAAGCTCGGCGGCCGGCGCACCCGAGCAGAGATCCAGGAAGGCCCGCAGTGACCCCACGTGCTCCTTCCAGGGGATCTCCGCGACCGGCCTGGCGTCCGGCCTCCCCTCCTGCACCATACCGAGTTGACGCTCGAGCACCTGCCCATAGAAATCGAGGATCGACTCGACCTCTGGGTGTTGTTGCTTGAGCGACGGGAGCCGCCCGAGGGCGGCCCCCGTCTCGGCACGAAACCTCTCGATGCCGTTCAGCTCCATGCCGCTTACGCCTTCCTGACCATCTCACGGTACCACTTGGGATGGTGGGCCTTCGCCCAGTCCGCCGTCACCTTGCCCGTCGCCAACGCCGACAGGGTCCCTGGCATGCCCAGGGTGCCCATGTAGATGTGGACGATGAAGAAGGCGCCCGCGGCGATGAACATCACCTCGTGCACCACAGTGGCCAGCAGCACCAGGTCACGGACCCCGAAACCGGGCAGCCATGGACCCACCTGCGCGGCGAAGGCGTCCGGGAACCACATGGCCAACCCCGAGACGAGGAAGACGATCGTCCCCCAGAACACCGTGACCCAGAAGTACATCTTCTGGCCCGCGTTGTACTTCCGGGTCTCGGGAAGCTTCTCCTCGTGATTGGTCATGTAGTGGACGATCCCCACCATCCACTTGATGTCGTCCGTGTCGAAGAACATGTCCTTGATGTAGGCGAGGATCATCAGGAGCCCGAAGACGCTGAAGACGACTCCCGCCCAGGGGTGCAGCCAGCGAGCGAACTCGCCACCCCCCAGGACAGTGAGCAGCCAGTGCATTTTCGGGAAGGCGATCCCGATACCGGAGAGGAACGCATACAGGAAGCTCACCGCGGTACCGAGGTGGACCAGCCGGTCGAAGGCCGTCAGACGCGTGATCATCACGTTGGCCATGGTCATTCCTCCTTCCCGTGCGATTCAACGGTCTTCGGTCCGGCCGTGACCAGGTGCATGAACATCGCGGCGATCGAGCCGAGAATGGCCGCGCCACCGATCCACTTCAACGGCCCCTTCCAGAGGTGGACCAGGGACGAGATGGCCGGGTCTTTCGGCAGGTCGCCGTAGTGCTCGACCTTGTCCCCGTGCGGCAGGGCGTAGACGTAGCCCGCGCCGCCGACCCCCGCGGAGTCGTAGAGCGCCGCATTGGGGAAGCCCCGATCCTTGAGGCCCGCCACGACCTTGTGGCCCAGTTCCACCATGTCGGCGCGGGTGCCGAAGTGCAGCGCGTTGGTCGGACAGGCCTTCGCACATGCCGGCGTCATCCCGTTGCCGACCCGGTCCAGGCAGAAGTTGCACTTGAACGGATGGTCGTTGGCATCGTAGCGGGGGATGTCGAACGGGCATCCCGTCCGGCACATCCCGCAGCCGATGCACTTGGACTGGTCGAAGTCCACCACGCCGTTGGCGTACTGCACAATCGCGCCCGGCGACGGGCAGGCCGTGAGGCAGCCCGGGTCGTCGCAGTGCATGCACTGACGCTTGGTGATGAACCAGGTCCAGCCGCGATCCGTCTCCGCCTCCTGGTACTTCATCAGCATGAACAGGTTGGCGGCGAGGTCCGGTGCCGACTGGTAGCTGAATCCGTTCTCCCGCAACTCCTCCTCGGTTGCGATGGCCGGGTTGAGGTCGTGCCACTGGATGCACGCGACCTCGCAGGCCTTGCAGCCCGTGCAGGCGGAGATGTCCACGAGGATCCCCAGCTGCTCCTGCTCCTTGATGTCGAGCACCGGCTCCTTGGTGGCACTCATCCTGCGGATGGCGAGCCCCGTCGTACTGCCGCTGGTCAGGTAGCTCATGCCGCACCTCCCGTCGCCTTCTCGACGTTGACGAGGAACCCCTTGTACTCAGGAGTGAGCGCGTTGGGGTCCCAGACGAACGGCGTCAGAAGGTTCACCAGGCCACCCTTCGCCAGCCCCTGGAAGCCCCAGTGGATGGGAATGCCGACCTGATAGACCGCCTTCCCGTCACAGGTCAGCGGCTTGATGCGTCGGGTCACCATGGCCAACGCCTCGAGCGAGCCCCGGGCGGAACTGACCCGCACGCGGTCGCCGTTGGCGATTCCCTTCTCCTTCGCAAGCTCCACCGGCATCTCGATGAACATGTGCGGGAACGCCCGAGCGGGCCCCTTCATGAACTTCGTGTAGAAGTGGTAGTGCTCGGTGACCCGGTAGGTCAGGGCGACGTACGGGAACTTGTCCGGCGTTCCGAGGACGTCGTGCTCCGACTTGTAGACCTTCACCACCGGATTGGTCGGGTTCGCCGGATGCAGCGCATTGGCGATGGGCGACTCGTACGGCTCGTAGTACTCCGGGAACGGGCCCTCGACGAGCGCGGGTGCGAACAGCCGTCCGACGCCCTCCGCGTTCATGATGAACGGCCCCGTCGCGGGGGGCAGCGTCGGGCCGATGTCGGGCACGTCGTGGCCGACCCAGCTCTTCGTCCCCTCGTTCCACCACAGGTACTTATTCTTGTCGCTCCAGGGCTTGCCGGAAGCGTCCGCCGAGGCACGGTTGTAGAGGATCCGGCGGTTGGCGGGCCAACTGAAGGCGTAGTTGGGGAACACACCGAGCCCCGAGGGGTCCTCGGTTCCCACCGCCGCGGAGCGGTTGCCAGAGGGCGGATAGACGCCACCGTAGATCCACATGCCGCAGGAGGTGGTGCCGTCGTCCTTCAGCTGCCCGAAGGTCGACAACCGATCACCCTTCTTCACCACGACGTTGCCCTTGTCGTCGACCAGGTTCTCCAGGGCGAATCCGTTCATCTCCTGGAGGATCTCGTCGGCGCTCGGGCTCTCCGGGTTCTTGTAATTCCAGGTGAGGTTCACGATCGGGTCGGGGAAGGGACCCCCTTCCTTCTGGTACAGGGCCTTCAGGCGCCGGTAGAGCTGCGAGAAGATCCATTTCTCGTCGCGGCAGTCACCCTGGGCATCCGGCCCCTTGTAGCGCCACTTGATGGTCCGGCCGCTGTTGACGAAGGTGCCGTCCTTCTCGGCGAAACCGAGGCCGGGCAGCAGGAAGCACTCCGTCTGGATCTTGGCCGGGTCGAGGTCCTTCGAGGTCTTCCAGAAGTACG
The window above is part of the Gammaproteobacteria bacterium genome. Proteins encoded here:
- the pepN gene encoding aminopeptidase N produces the protein MRDATPRTTHLQDYAPPPYRVETVELRFELGEGTTRVGSTLRLRRDPSAAPGTPLVLDGQDLELLALALDGVPLEPGRYRTDPGSLTVEDVPESFTLTVETRIRPEENTALEGLYRVGGLYCTQCEAEGFRKITYFPDRPDVMARYTTTLVANREACPVLLSNGNPVERGELGDGRYWVRWEDPFPKPSYLFALVAGRLVEVSGSFVTRSGREVALRIYVEPRNADQCAHALRSLQEAMRWDEEVFGREYDLDIYMIVAVDSFNMGAMENKGLNVFNSKYVLARPDTATDADYSGIQGVIAHEYFHNWTGNRVTCRDWFQLSLKEGLTVFRDQEFSADRNSRPVKRIADVRRLRTHQFAEDAGPMAHPVRPESYIEINNFYTSTVYEKGAEVVRMAHTLLGRERFRRGMDLYFARHDGQAVTIEDFLGALEDANGADLGQFRLWYSQAGTPEVGVREAYDPAAHTFELTLSQRCPPTPGQPAKRPMHIPVALGLLGARGEDLPLRLEGEPSAGGTTRVLSLREAEQTFRFVDVPARPVPSLFRGFSSPVRLRAEQGDEDLAFLMTHDSDAFNRWDAGQRLATRVLLALSADARAGRPLHCPEHLVRAFRRVLEGSAADPAFAAEALTLPGESYLMDEMAVADPEAAHGAREFLRGALATGLAEPLAVTYHVHRGGGPYRVEPREMGRRALRNLCLAYLAEVPGPARAALAVEQLRQADNMTDTVGALGVLANLDVPERAEALDAFYRRWHPDPLVVDKWFSLQATSRLPGTLAEVQRLLGHPAFELRNPNRVRALVGAFAQGNPVRFHAASGEGYAFLADRVLELDPLNPQVAARMLGPMTRWRRFDPARQALLRTQLERVLGRPGLSRDVFEVASKSLAE
- the mobB gene encoding molybdopterin-guanine dinucleotide biosynthesis protein B, encoding MGVPVLGVAAWSGTGKTTLLVAVLPMLSQRGLRVGLLKQSHHAIEVDTPGKDSYELRAAGASPVLVASSMRWAMMGETPAGADPALADLLARFDPGEVDLILVEGFKHEAFPKIELYRSALGRPPLYPQDPHVIAVATDGPLDPRPQVPVLDLGRPEEVADFIATYAAGHRP
- the mobA gene encoding molybdenum cofactor guanylyltransferase, coding for MGPALPQPPPFAEVRGQVTAVVLAGGRGRRMGGEDKGLVPLAGRPMVEHVLQAVQPQVGAVVLSANRNRERYEALGYPVVADAVGDFWGPLAGVASAMRVARSPYLLTVPCDAPLVPGDLAAVLYRALRGEGADIAVAHDGERMQQAFALLSCRLLGDLGEYLAAGERKVQVWYARHRLVTADFSARGEVFANVNTPEERAAIERRLSGLSG
- a CDS encoding DUF3343 domain-containing protein, translating into MSDSGHVVILVHSTSHAVRIERLLTARGVPCRMIPVPRHLSSDCGACVQVAREHAETAHEVVAASGIEIQGIVPV
- a CDS encoding aminotransferase class V-fold PLP-dependent enzyme encodes the protein MVYFDNAATSWPKPPCVAEAMARFLAEVGANPGRAGHRLAVEAARVVYGAREAVAELFHAADPLRVVFGANATEALNLALLGLLRPGDHVVTSSLEHNSVMRPLRALEAQGVAVTVVPCSAAGELDVAALEAALAPATRMIVLTHASNVCGTLLPVEEVGRLARRRGVLFLLDAAQTAGAVPIDVEAQAIDLLAFSGHKSLCGPMGTGGLVVGERVDAAALTPLKYGGTGSRSEREEQPEFLPDRCESGTPNAVGLAGLAAAVRWVLARGVGAIRDHERGLTAELLAGLSAIPGVVVYGPRDAGRQTATVSLNIAGLAPSEVGLRLDEEHGVLCRVGLHCSPAAHRTLGTFPGGTVRFGLGTFNTSAEVADALEAVGRLAAGVR
- a CDS encoding sulfurtransferase TusA family protein; amino-acid sequence: MNFIEVDARGLSCPQPAMMAREAIQAGQFPIEVVVDTVTSRENVRRIARMAGCSVDVEPAGDGFKLTIRK